One part of the Thermococcus radiotolerans genome encodes these proteins:
- the aglJ gene encoding S-layer glycoprotein N-glycosyltransferase AglJ: MPEKKLDSQNITILIPTKNEEGAIGEVIDGFKELGYTNIFVIDGHSTDRTREIAEKKGATVVLQSGKGKGQAVAEAFKMIDTDVVVMIDGDGTYDPKDVERLIQPIERGIAEHVIGNRLENFEKGAFTKLNLVGNKVFNFLFRFMYGVEVHDLLTGYRALTREVYKSAELEKHGFEVETELTVETIAKGFRIAEVPISYRKRKGKANLHPIKDGWRIGKTIIELMVRYNPGKYLYLLGFLFLMIGLVTGFYVVEEWQRGVTHYLLAPLTSIFVITGINLVIFGFVLGYIFKSMAGLKRELRSIQYCTKSRESERENR, translated from the coding sequence ATGCCAGAGAAAAAATTAGACTCTCAAAACATTACGATACTGATACCCACGAAGAACGAAGAAGGGGCTATTGGCGAAGTTATAGATGGTTTTAAGGAGCTTGGCTACACCAACATTTTTGTTATAGACGGCCACAGCACCGACAGGACAAGGGAGATAGCAGAGAAAAAGGGTGCCACTGTCGTTCTCCAGAGCGGTAAGGGTAAAGGCCAAGCCGTTGCAGAGGCATTCAAGATGATTGATACCGACGTAGTTGTCATGATAGATGGGGATGGAACCTACGATCCTAAAGACGTTGAGAGGCTCATTCAGCCGATTGAAAGGGGAATAGCTGAACATGTTATTGGGAATCGGCTGGAAAACTTTGAGAAGGGCGCCTTTACAAAGTTGAATCTCGTTGGAAATAAAGTTTTCAATTTTCTCTTCCGTTTCATGTATGGTGTGGAGGTTCACGACCTCCTTACGGGGTATAGGGCCCTTACTAGGGAAGTTTATAAGAGTGCTGAGCTTGAGAAACATGGTTTCGAGGTTGAGACCGAACTGACAGTTGAAACGATTGCCAAGGGCTTCCGCATTGCAGAGGTTCCGATAAGCTATCGTAAGAGAAAGGGGAAGGCCAACCTCCACCCCATAAAGGATGGCTGGAGAATAGGGAAAACGATAATAGAGTTGATGGTGAGGTACAATCCTGGCAAATACCTATATCTCTTAGGTTTCCTCTTCTTGATGATTGGACTTGTTACGGGATTCTACGTTGTTGAGGAGTGGCAAAGAGGAGTTACCCACTACCTACTTGCCCCGCTCACGTCGATTTTTGTTATAACTGGAATTAACCTTGTTATATTCGGTTTCGTCCTAGGGTACATCTTCAAGAGCATGGCAGGGTTAAAACGGGAGTTAAGGAGTATTCAATACTGTACCAAAAGTCGAGAATCAGAACGAGAAAACAGGTGA
- a CDS encoding DUF58 domain-containing protein: MTREDFLFILAFLLMVEGYLAETVFPAVLGMLIILYIYGVRSVVDLSIEGEVILREAKLEEGKWQVAELHVRNLGGDAVVKPLVKHEDFEVEGIEPFFLPSGEERLIEYRFRPLRKGKFAIGPVEVIAEDPRGLYVERFSIGPEVEVNVYPSVESIKDAARVEHNLRLAEIYRKGQLFGAEGLDIKDLREYQHGDDFKRIDWKASVRLGELIVREFIKEENADVYIFLDNTREMRKGLKMAKIDYAAVLALQVASNLVRRYRVGLVVYDDVSADIVSAGKGPAQLEAIRRKLGLKGEKGAMSLRFETGFSIGEKAQEFLRKVLPLRKGRQGPLGIFEALSLLKNPSFIILITDLSNPTQTYRAVARALRSHRVLILSPNPVLFYSGELDETTLRRLYRAYSEREGLLRKFNALAPTIDLGPSDYIRELARVV; this comes from the coding sequence ATGACAAGGGAGGACTTTCTCTTCATCCTTGCCTTCCTCCTCATGGTCGAAGGTTATCTGGCCGAGACGGTGTTCCCGGCGGTTCTGGGCATGCTGATAATCCTCTACATCTACGGGGTTAGGAGCGTCGTGGATCTCTCAATCGAGGGTGAGGTAATCCTGCGGGAGGCAAAACTCGAGGAGGGGAAGTGGCAGGTAGCGGAACTTCACGTTAGGAACCTGGGCGGAGATGCAGTTGTGAAGCCCCTTGTGAAACATGAGGATTTTGAGGTCGAGGGTATTGAGCCGTTTTTCCTTCCTTCTGGGGAGGAGCGCCTCATCGAGTACCGCTTCAGGCCCCTCAGGAAGGGGAAGTTTGCCATTGGCCCGGTTGAGGTAATCGCTGAGGATCCGCGTGGGCTGTACGTTGAGAGGTTCTCCATAGGTCCTGAGGTAGAGGTTAACGTCTATCCCTCCGTGGAGAGCATAAAGGACGCCGCCAGGGTGGAGCACAACCTCCGCCTGGCCGAGATCTACCGGAAGGGCCAGCTCTTTGGAGCGGAGGGTCTCGACATCAAAGATCTGAGGGAGTACCAGCACGGCGACGACTTCAAGAGGATAGACTGGAAGGCCAGCGTGAGGCTCGGCGAGCTTATAGTCAGGGAGTTCATAAAGGAGGAGAACGCCGACGTTTACATATTCCTCGACAACACGAGGGAGATGCGCAAAGGGCTTAAGATGGCAAAGATAGACTACGCCGCGGTTCTGGCACTCCAAGTGGCCTCAAACCTCGTGAGGCGCTACCGCGTGGGACTGGTTGTCTACGACGATGTCAGCGCCGATATCGTGAGCGCTGGAAAAGGCCCCGCCCAGCTTGAGGCAATTAGGAGGAAACTCGGCCTTAAGGGTGAAAAAGGAGCCATGAGCCTCCGCTTCGAGACTGGCTTCTCGATCGGTGAGAAGGCGCAGGAGTTCCTCAGGAAGGTCCTTCCGCTGAGGAAGGGCAGGCAAGGACCCCTTGGGATCTTCGAGGCCCTGAGCCTGCTCAAGAATCCCTCCTTTATAATACTCATCACGGACCTCAGCAATCCAACCCAGACCTACCGCGCCGTGGCGAGGGCATTGAGAAGCCACAGGGTGCTGATACTCTCCCCGAATCCGGTTCTCTTCTACAGCGGCGAGCTGGACGAAACGACGCTCAGGAGACTGTACCGCGCGTACAGTGAGAGGGAAGGGCTCCTAAGGAAGTTCAACGCTCTAGCTCCTACCATAGACCTCGGCCCGAGCGACTACATAAGGGAACTGGCGAGGGTGGTGTGA
- a CDS encoding glycosyltransferase — MNIVSCDILINPLRIHKNEGASEYLVRVISHVCGDSPNLFVITPTDAVDVPFASTIFQFNPLGGIGIAFLEVNISYWKSVFKLIKETMVKCNNTILFHNFHFGSIGSIILSKILKTRLVYIAHDVEVDRYAQDSISIEEQKVVSVLKILTKVYEFFATRADRIISISHSDKRRLSELYGLPLEKITVISPKISDSRISPKNEKRIMTKRSDIAVVFHGSYKYLPNKEAMEIIRGGISKNISYENVQFLVFGSGSPKVHEGKFRSLGFVDNIYELLSSCDIAIVPLKRGAGVKLKMLDYMAAGLPIVTTKKGTEGLDLVNGKHAIIVDDVDEGFVKAIEYLIENPKIRRKLGHNARNLANMKYFEGEQ, encoded by the coding sequence GTGAATATAGTTTCTTGTGATATTCTTATTAATCCCCTTAGGATACATAAAAATGAAGGAGCTTCCGAGTATTTAGTTAGAGTTATTAGTCATGTTTGTGGAGATAGCCCTAACTTGTTTGTTATTACTCCAACGGATGCTGTTGATGTGCCATTTGCAAGTACTATATTTCAATTTAATCCTCTTGGAGGAATTGGCATTGCCTTTTTAGAAGTCAATATAAGCTACTGGAAGTCGGTATTTAAGTTAATAAAGGAAACAATGGTCAAGTGCAATAACACTATACTTTTTCATAATTTCCATTTCGGATCAATTGGATCAATTATTCTTTCTAAAATCTTAAAAACAAGACTCGTTTATATAGCTCATGATGTTGAGGTGGACAGATATGCTCAGGACAGTATATCAATTGAAGAACAAAAAGTCGTGTCTGTACTTAAAATTCTGACAAAAGTGTATGAATTTTTTGCCACTCGCGCCGACAGGATAATATCTATTTCTCATAGTGACAAGCGTAGGCTATCAGAGTTATACGGTCTCCCCTTGGAAAAAATTACCGTAATCTCCCCAAAAATCTCAGATAGTAGAATTTCCCCCAAAAATGAAAAAAGGATCATGACTAAAAGATCTGATATAGCAGTTGTTTTCCATGGCTCATACAAATACCTGCCAAATAAAGAGGCTATGGAAATTATCCGGGGAGGTATATCCAAGAATATATCTTACGAAAATGTTCAATTTTTAGTTTTTGGTTCTGGCTCTCCGAAGGTTCATGAAGGAAAGTTTAGGTCATTGGGATTTGTTGATAATATTTACGAACTCTTATCCTCCTGCGATATAGCGATTGTCCCCTTGAAACGGGGCGCAGGAGTTAAGCTTAAGATGCTGGATTATATGGCTGCGGGATTGCCGATAGTGACGACTAAAAAAGGGACCGAGGGGTTAGATTTAGTGAATGGCAAGCATGCAATAATCGTGGATGATGTAGATGAAGGATTTGTAAAAGCAATTGAATACTTGATAGAGAATCCAAAAATAAGAAGAAAGTTGGGGCACAATGCAAGAAACTTAGCCAACATGAAATATTTTGAGGGGGAACAATAA
- a CDS encoding DUF1972 domain-containing protein, which yields MQKPKIAIVGLRGIPSKYGGTETFVEELTTRLKDRFQFYVMHEDTKFFEDEYDGIIRVHSPAVESKSTSIPSINDFLNAAYTLSKHREEIELLYFLGPDSSVAAILAKLAKKKILINPDGVEWRRLIKRSQFVPFHIFPVYLATMVYMYLMEYLSCKLPDIVVADSIGIKKHLEKRHNPRMVVYIAYGARELLPSTLSTDEERNILEKFDVEPNGYYLTVARIVAENNIHMEIEGFRKAKSAKKLVIVGNFNRKDPYTRYLFKLKGDREDILLLDPIYDREVLGVLRKNCFAYIHAYEVGGTNPSLLEQMLFKRPILAYDVPFNKEVLQEGGVYFKDVEDLADKMEMLEKGELDLRNIRKTQVTRIRRQYNWEKVVGEYERVFRVLIGRG from the coding sequence ATGCAAAAGCCCAAGATTGCAATAGTTGGTCTGCGGGGAATTCCATCAAAATATGGGGGGACAGAGACATTTGTAGAAGAGCTAACTACCAGATTAAAGGACAGATTTCAATTCTACGTTATGCACGAGGACACCAAATTCTTCGAAGATGAATATGATGGGATAATAAGAGTGCATTCTCCCGCAGTTGAGAGCAAAAGCACGAGTATACCTTCCATCAATGATTTTCTTAACGCCGCATATACTCTATCAAAACACAGGGAAGAAATTGAACTGTTGTACTTTCTCGGACCCGATAGCTCGGTAGCAGCTATCTTAGCAAAGCTAGCAAAGAAAAAAATCCTTATAAATCCTGACGGCGTTGAATGGAGGCGTTTAATAAAAAGGAGCCAATTTGTACCTTTCCACATCTTCCCGGTGTATCTTGCGACGATGGTTTACATGTACCTGATGGAATACCTGTCCTGTAAGCTACCAGATATCGTGGTAGCGGATTCCATTGGGATCAAGAAACATCTTGAAAAACGCCATAATCCAAGAATGGTCGTCTACATCGCCTACGGTGCGAGGGAGCTTCTCCCTTCGACTCTTTCCACAGATGAAGAAAGGAATATTCTTGAGAAATTTGATGTGGAGCCCAACGGCTATTACCTGACGGTTGCTAGGATTGTGGCGGAAAACAACATTCACATGGAGATCGAAGGATTCCGCAAAGCCAAGTCTGCCAAGAAGCTTGTTATAGTCGGAAATTTCAATAGGAAAGACCCGTACACGAGATACCTCTTCAAACTGAAAGGTGACAGGGAGGATATACTTCTCCTCGACCCAATATATGACAGAGAAGTCCTTGGAGTCTTGAGGAAGAACTGCTTTGCTTACATTCATGCCTACGAAGTTGGGGGAACGAATCCCTCCCTGCTTGAGCAGATGCTGTTTAAGAGGCCGATACTGGCATATGATGTGCCGTTTAATAAAGAGGTTCTTCAGGAAGGGGGGGTATACTTTAAAGATGTTGAAGATTTAGCTGACAAAATGGAGATGCTTGAAAAAGGAGAGCTTGATTTAAGGAATATAAGGAAGACACAGGTCACGAGGATAAGGAGGCAATATAATTGGGAGAAGGTTGTAGGGGAATATGAGAGAGTGTTTAGGGTGTTGATTGGGAGGGGGTAG